TCGCCCCAGATACTCGAGAATGCCATCTGCTCGATATCTGACCAGGTCCCCGGTCTTGTATAGCCTTGTCCCGGGCTCCACACTGAAGGGATTGGGGATAAAGCACTCGGCTGTCAACTCCGGCCGCTGGTAATAGCCTCGGGCTAGCTGAACACCACCAATGTGCAATTCACCTGGCACCCCAATGGGAGTGGGTTGTCCGGCTTTGTCCAATACATACACCTGAGTGTTGGCAATGGGACGGCCAATCGGGACACTATTTTCAACCTGATGAGGATCACAGGCCCAAGCCGTCACATCAATTGCAGCCTCAGTAGGACCATACAGGTTGTGCAAATTAGCCTCAAGACGTTTAAAGTAGTGCTGATGAAGCTTCAGTGGAAGCGCTTCGCCACTACAAATGACATGCCTCAGGCTTTTACAGTATGACTCTAGCTGCAGCTCTTCTAGAAAGACTTGCAGCATAGATGGCACAAAGTGCAGGACACTTACCTGTTCTTGAGCAATGAACTTAGCCAAGTAATGACTATCTTGATGCCCACCGGGTTGAGCAACCGCTAAGGATGCCCCTGTCATCAGAGGCCAGAAAAACTCCCATACTGAGACATCAAAACTAAAGGGGGTCTTTTGTAGGACTCGGTCAGCTTGCGTCAGCTGATAGGTCTCTTGCATCCACTGCAAACGATTGCACACCCCTTGGTGAGTATTCATCGCTCCTTTTGGCTGTCCCGTCGAGCCAGAGGTGTAGATAACGTAACTGAGATGAGAGCTTGCAGTAGGTCTCGAGGGATTGGTGGCATCTGATGTCGCTATTGCTGCCCAGTTAGCCTCCAAGCATAAGCATAGGGTGTGAGTCCCATTAGGCAAGACATCTACGAGAGCCATGTGGGTAAGCACAAGGGGTACTTGAGCATCCTGCACCATGAAGGCTAGACGCTCATGGGGATAGGTTGGATCCAGAGGCACATAAGCGCCCCCCGCTTTCAGCACCCCTAACAGCGCAATCACCATCGCTACTGAGCGTTCGAGACAGACCCCCACCAAGGTTTCAGGTCCCACCCCCTGGCCCTGCAGGTAATGGGCCAGTTGATTGGCGCGACGATTCAACTCGTCATAGGTCAGGTGCTGCTGCTCAAACACCAGCGCCACTGCCTCCGGGGTACGCTCCACTTGCGCTTCAAATAACTCATGGAGACAAGCCTCTGGATACTCAGCCTCCGTCTGATTCCACTCCACCAGAAGACGCTGCCGCTCAGCAGAGGTCAACAGGGGTAGGTCACTAACCCGCTGCTCCGGCTGCCTCACCACCGCCGTTAACACCTGCTGCAGATGCGTGATGAGACGTGCCATGGTCGCCGCGGCAAATAAGTCGGTGTTGTACTCTAGCTGCCCTTGCAACCCCGCCTCACCCTCTTGCAGCGATAGAGTCAGGTCAAATTTGGCGCTTTCTGGAGCACTCTCGAGTACCTCCACCGCTACCCCTGGCAAGGCCAACGATTCCTGGGGCGCATTCTGCAGGATAAACATCACCTGAAACAGGGGGGAATGACTCAATGCCCGCTCCGGCTGCAGCAGTTCCACCACCTGCTCAAAGGGCATATCCTGATGGGCATAGGCCCCTAAGGTCACCTCCCGTACCCGCTGCAATACCTCCACAAAGGAGGGCTGCCCCGCCAAGGATGTGCGCAACACTAAGGTATTGACGAAAAAGCCAATCAACCCTTCCACTTCCCTACGGGTGCGGTTGGCAATGGGAGAGCCCACCACGATGTCCGCTTGGCCGCTGTAGCGACTCAACACCACTTGAAAGGCAGCCAGCAGTGTCATAAACAGGGTGCAGTTCTGCTGCCGACTCAACTGCTTCAATCCCTGGGTTAACTCTGGGGTAATTCCAAAGGCTTGAGTCGCTCCCCGGAAGGTCTGCACCGCCGGACGAGGATGGTCCGTGGGTAACTCAAGCACTTCCGGGGCACCTGCTAACTGCTGCTGCCAGTACT
This portion of the Halomicronema hongdechloris C2206 genome encodes:
- a CDS encoding non-ribosomal peptide synthetase — its product is MPNPFSPTPGARLYKTGDLVKYCRDGSLEYLGRLDHQVKLRGFRIELGEIETVLLRHSSVSQAVVVAHQNASGEPQLVGYVVPATASLSPSALRRYLQEQLPDYMVPAAMVLLKELPLTPNGKVDRKALPAPEYQHLDTSATVAARTPIEAMLVSIWADVLKLETVSIQSNFFELGGHSLLATRVMSHVRHAFAVEVPLRRLFEHPTIAELAPVIEAALHEEQGLTSPPITTIERSGPLPLSFAQQRLWFLAQLEPESPFYHLSSALRLHGSLDIDALQASLQILLQRHEALRLGFVSQEGHPAVDLHPTVEVPLAVIDLQDLTAQGQEQGVQQLTGSITHQPFSLDQPPLLRVVLLQCSQQEQVLVFAMHHIVSDGWSMGILVREVAQLYGAIVTGHAPSLSPLPVQYLDYAAWQRQWLHGEVLEQQRQYWQQQLAGAPEVLELPTDHPRPAVQTFRGATQAFGITPELTQGLKQLSRQQNCTLFMTLLAAFQVVLSRYSGQADIVVGSPIANRTRREVEGLIGFFVNTLVLRTSLAGQPSFVEVLQRVREVTLGAYAHQDMPFEQVVELLQPERALSHSPLFQVMFILQNAPQESLALPGVAVEVLESAPESAKFDLTLSLQEGEAGLQGQLEYNTDLFAAATMARLITHLQQVLTAVVRQPEQRVSDLPLLTSAERQRLLVEWNQTEAEYPEACLHELFEAQVERTPEAVALVFEQQHLTYDELNRRANQLAHYLQGQGVGPETLVGVCLERSVAMVIALLGVLKAGGAYVPLDPTYPHERLAFMVQDAQVPLVLTHMALVDVLPNGTHTLCLCLEANWAAIATSDATNPSRPTASSHLSYVIYTSGSTGQPKGAMNTHQGVCNRLQWMQETYQLTQADRVLQKTPFSFDVSVWEFFWPLMTGASLAVAQPGGHQDSHYLAKFIAQEQVSVLHFVPSMLQVFLEELQLESYCKSLRHVICSGEALPLKLHQHYFKRLEANLHNLYGPTEAAIDVTAWACDPHQVENSVPIGRPIANTQVYVLDKAGQPTPIGVPGELHIGGVQLARGYYQRPELTAECFIPNPFSVEPGTRLYKTGDLVRYRADGILEYLGRIDHQVKIRGFRIEIGEIESVLSQHPTVSQTVIIARTSDHGDQQLVGYAVPRPEAALSTTELRRFLRGKLPEYMVPATIMELEALPLTPNGKVDRRSLPMPETGRPELKVAYVIPRTETEQAIAAIWRKVLNVEKIGIHDNFFDLGGHSLLMVQVHSQLSELFSSEISLIEMFKLPTISSLADYFSKTKDETSSESMKEIDKEINMEKDLLNQLLKREE